A single genomic interval of Chloroflexota bacterium harbors:
- a CDS encoding recombinase family protein translates to MNRPATDLGHPLRVALYARVSTRDKDQDPELQLDALREYVRTRDWDTVEYVDTAAAGDLAHRTAWARLLADVAMRRVDRVMVWKLDRAFRSTLHALSTLRDFEHAGVGFSALTQPELDTTSATGRLVFTILAAVAEMERELIADRVREGMRHAARQGKRIGRPPVTARPGFAGRWTRFQADLAAGRLSRRRAARRLGIGTATLARLLAADPDPERTTRA, encoded by the coding sequence ATGAACCGGCCCGCGACCGACCTCGGCCACCCCCTCCGCGTCGCCCTCTACGCGCGGGTCTCGACGCGCGACAAGGACCAGGACCCCGAGCTCCAGCTCGATGCCCTGCGGGAGTACGTCCGGACGCGCGATTGGGACACGGTCGAGTACGTCGACACCGCGGCGGCCGGTGATCTCGCCCATCGCACGGCCTGGGCACGGCTCCTCGCGGACGTCGCGATGCGTCGGGTCGATCGGGTCATGGTCTGGAAGCTCGACCGGGCCTTCCGCTCGACCCTCCACGCGCTCTCGACCCTGCGCGACTTCGAGCACGCCGGGGTCGGCTTCTCGGCCCTCACCCAGCCCGAGCTCGACACGACGAGCGCGACCGGCCGGCTCGTCTTCACGATCCTTGCCGCCGTCGCCGAGATGGAGCGCGAACTGATCGCCGATCGAGTGCGCGAGGGAATGCGTCATGCGGCTCGCCAGGGCAAGCGGATCGGTCGACCACCGGTGACGGCCCGGCCCGGCTTTGCCGGTCGCTGGACCCGTTTCCAGGCCGACCTTGCCGCAGGCCGCCTCTCTCGTCGTCGAGCGGCTCGACGACTTGGAATCGGCACCGCCACCCTCGCCCGGTTGCTGGCGGCCGATCCCGACCCCGAGCGGACGACTCGCGCCTGA